One genomic region from Cellulomonas hominis encodes:
- a CDS encoding DNA glycosylase AlkZ-like family protein has product MDTQVSPAQVRRYRVRAQQLDRAPDARRAVTDTAVLDAGVQDTGPDGALWALALRGVPVSAGAWPDGLAVAWSVRGAPHAYRRADLPAVQRALRPYSDADAGKRIYDAAKPLRAAGIRPVDALARVARTMHGVVAGPTVKGVLSSRMTAELDEPYLRWCRPCGATHMFEMPFRLGALHAGLELEPGTSPPVLRRAPGFPAAQVGAVERDDETGAGDGAHDLVRGVLHLLGPATPQDVAAFLDAPVADVRRRWPADAVEVAVAGACASVLAEDVPALRDAAEPAVGPSGDPVVRLLGPYDLFLQARDREVLVPDAARRKALWPVLGRPGAVLAGGDVVGTWRPRAKGRRLGVELDPWAPWDRALTAAVAEQHARLAAFRGAEVA; this is encoded by the coding sequence ATGGACACGCAGGTCTCCCCCGCGCAGGTGCGCCGGTACCGGGTCCGGGCGCAGCAGCTCGACCGCGCGCCCGACGCCCGGCGCGCGGTCACCGACACCGCCGTGCTGGACGCCGGCGTCCAGGACACGGGGCCCGACGGCGCGCTCTGGGCTCTCGCCCTGCGGGGCGTGCCGGTGTCCGCCGGGGCGTGGCCGGACGGTCTCGCGGTGGCGTGGAGCGTGCGCGGCGCCCCGCACGCGTACCGGCGCGCGGACCTCCCCGCGGTGCAGCGCGCGCTGCGGCCGTACTCCGACGCGGACGCCGGGAAGCGGATCTACGACGCCGCGAAGCCGCTGCGGGCGGCGGGGATCCGGCCGGTCGACGCGCTCGCCCGGGTCGCCCGCACGATGCACGGGGTCGTCGCCGGACCCACCGTGAAGGGCGTGCTGTCCAGCCGGATGACCGCGGAGCTCGACGAGCCGTACCTCCGGTGGTGCCGGCCGTGCGGGGCGACGCACATGTTCGAGATGCCGTTCCGGCTCGGCGCGCTGCACGCCGGGCTGGAGCTGGAGCCCGGCACCTCTCCCCCGGTGCTGCGGCGCGCGCCGGGGTTCCCCGCGGCCCAGGTCGGCGCGGTCGAGCGCGACGACGAGACCGGGGCCGGCGACGGCGCCCACGACCTCGTCCGCGGCGTGCTGCACCTGCTCGGCCCCGCGACCCCGCAGGACGTCGCGGCGTTCCTCGACGCGCCGGTCGCCGACGTGCGGCGGCGCTGGCCGGCCGACGCGGTCGAGGTCGCGGTGGCCGGGGCCTGCGCGTCCGTGCTGGCCGAGGACGTTCCGGCGCTGCGGGACGCGGCCGAGCCAGCCGTCGGGCCCTCCGGCGACCCCGTCGTCCGGCTGCTCGGCCCGTACGACCTGTTCCTGCAGGCGCGCGACCGCGAGGTGCTCGTCCCGGACGCCGCCCGCCGGAAGGCCCTGTGGCCCGTGCTGGGCCGCCCGGGCGCGGTGCTGGCCGGAGGCGACGTGGTCGGCACCTGGCGCCCTCGGGCGAAGGGACGCCGGCTCGGTGTCGAGCTCGACCCCTGGGCCCCGTGGGACCGCGCGCTCACGGCCGCGGTCGCCGAGCAGCACGCCCGGCTCGCGGCGTTCCGCGGGGCCGAGGTCGCCTGA
- a CDS encoding FtsK/SpoIIIE family DNA translocase, producing MAARPSSTASRAAAPSSRARTAAPAARASGSGSRGPAPAPRPALPIRIVRGIWMGCAHVVGGAARRVGHGARDLDPALRRDGAAFFLLALAIVVAAREWWGLDGMAGDAVHVVAAGTFGRVAVAVPVVLVGIAVRLMRHPERNQANSRIGIGLTAITLASCGIVHVQQDLPAPSGGFEAVRDAGGIVGYLVGTPLVSLVTVWATVPLLVLLAFFGLLVVTATPVNQIGPRLRGLYDRLTGNHREEEPEDDDAPLVINAGHTAVEEPPAKPARRGLLGRRRRAKDDPDADDEGLDGYAGDEAFERAAFVEQRRREEEDATAVLAPDDVAPGTAPTEAVTAVGEAAVPARRAPVAPPTTGVPRGEQPMLGGDVLYTLPSEDALAKGAPHKVRSAANDRVVEALTGVLEQFEIDAQVTGFTRGPTVTRYEVELGKGVKVERVTALSKNIAYAVASADVRILSPIPGKSAIGIEIPNTDRETVSLGDVLRSSAARRSEHPMVIGVGKDVEGGYVTANLAKMPHLLVAGATGAGKSSFVNSMIVSILMRSTPDQVRMVLVDPKRVELTIYEGIPHLITPIITNPKKAAEALEWVVREMEARYDDLAMFGFKHIDDFNVAVKAGKVKPLPGSERKIAPYPYLLVIVDELADLMMVAPRDVEASIQRITQLARAAGIHLVLATQRPSVDVVTGLIKANVPSRLAFATSSLTDSRVVLDQPGAEKLIGQGDALFLPMGAAKPMRTQGAWVSESEIHAVVQHVKQQLKPVYREDVAAAPAKKQVDEDIGDDLDLLLQAAELVVTTQFGSTSMLQRKLRVGFAKAGRLMDLLESREIVGPSEGSKAREVLVTPDDLPGTLAMLRGEPGGGDAGEDRYAAPEGRMPGEPPEAVDYFDDADDLR from the coding sequence ATGGCCGCCCGTCCGTCCTCCACCGCCTCCCGTGCGGCTGCGCCGTCGTCGCGCGCCCGCACCGCGGCACCGGCGGCGCGCGCGTCCGGCTCCGGCTCGCGCGGCCCGGCCCCGGCACCGCGCCCCGCGCTGCCGATCCGGATCGTCCGCGGCATCTGGATGGGCTGCGCGCACGTCGTCGGCGGCGCCGCCCGCCGCGTCGGGCACGGTGCCCGCGACCTCGACCCCGCGCTGCGCCGGGACGGGGCCGCCTTCTTCCTGCTGGCCCTCGCGATCGTCGTCGCGGCGCGCGAGTGGTGGGGCCTGGACGGCATGGCGGGCGACGCCGTGCACGTCGTGGCGGCCGGGACGTTCGGCCGGGTCGCCGTGGCGGTCCCCGTCGTGCTGGTCGGCATCGCGGTGCGGCTCATGCGGCACCCGGAGCGGAACCAGGCGAACTCCCGCATCGGGATCGGCCTGACCGCGATCACCCTGGCGTCGTGCGGCATCGTCCACGTGCAGCAGGACCTGCCCGCGCCGTCCGGCGGGTTCGAGGCGGTCCGGGACGCGGGCGGCATCGTCGGCTACCTGGTCGGCACGCCGCTGGTCAGCCTGGTCACCGTGTGGGCGACCGTGCCGCTGCTGGTGCTGCTCGCGTTCTTCGGCCTGCTCGTCGTCACCGCGACGCCCGTGAACCAGATCGGCCCGCGGCTGCGCGGCCTGTACGACCGGCTCACCGGCAACCACCGCGAGGAGGAGCCGGAGGACGACGACGCGCCGCTGGTCATCAACGCCGGCCACACCGCCGTCGAGGAGCCGCCCGCGAAACCCGCCCGCCGCGGGCTCCTCGGCCGGCGGCGCAGGGCCAAGGACGACCCGGACGCCGACGACGAGGGCCTGGACGGGTACGCCGGCGACGAGGCCTTCGAGCGCGCGGCGTTCGTCGAGCAGCGCCGCCGCGAGGAGGAGGACGCCACCGCGGTCCTCGCCCCCGACGACGTCGCCCCGGGCACCGCGCCCACCGAGGCCGTCACGGCCGTCGGCGAGGCGGCCGTCCCCGCGAGGCGCGCGCCGGTCGCGCCGCCGACCACGGGCGTGCCCCGCGGCGAGCAGCCGATGCTGGGCGGCGACGTGCTCTACACGCTGCCGTCCGAGGACGCGCTCGCCAAGGGTGCGCCGCACAAGGTCCGCTCCGCCGCGAACGACCGGGTGGTCGAGGCGCTCACCGGCGTCCTCGAGCAGTTCGAGATCGACGCGCAGGTCACCGGCTTCACCCGCGGCCCGACCGTGACCCGGTACGAGGTCGAGCTCGGCAAGGGCGTCAAGGTCGAGCGGGTCACCGCCCTGAGCAAGAACATCGCGTACGCGGTCGCGAGCGCGGACGTCCGGATCCTGTCGCCGATCCCCGGCAAGTCGGCCATCGGCATCGAGATCCCCAACACCGACCGCGAGACGGTGTCGCTGGGCGACGTGCTGCGGTCCAGCGCGGCCCGCCGCTCCGAGCACCCCATGGTGATCGGCGTGGGCAAGGACGTCGAGGGCGGCTACGTCACGGCGAACCTCGCGAAGATGCCGCACCTGCTGGTCGCGGGCGCCACCGGCGCGGGCAAGTCGTCCTTCGTGAACTCGATGATCGTGTCGATCCTCATGCGGTCCACCCCGGACCAGGTGCGCATGGTGCTGGTCGACCCGAAGCGCGTCGAGCTGACGATCTACGAGGGCATCCCGCACCTCATCACCCCGATCATCACCAACCCCAAGAAGGCCGCCGAGGCCCTGGAGTGGGTGGTCCGGGAGATGGAGGCGCGGTACGACGACCTCGCGATGTTCGGGTTCAAGCACATCGACGACTTCAACGTCGCGGTGAAGGCCGGCAAGGTGAAGCCGCTGCCCGGCTCGGAGCGGAAGATCGCGCCGTACCCGTACCTGCTGGTCATCGTCGACGAGCTCGCCGACCTCATGATGGTCGCCCCGCGCGACGTCGAGGCCTCGATCCAGCGGATCACCCAGCTCGCGCGCGCCGCCGGCATCCACCTGGTGCTCGCCACGCAGCGCCCGTCGGTCGACGTCGTCACCGGCCTCATCAAGGCCAACGTGCCGTCCCGGCTCGCGTTCGCGACGTCGTCGCTCACCGACTCCCGCGTCGTGCTCGACCAGCCCGGCGCCGAGAAGCTCATCGGGCAGGGCGACGCCCTGTTCCTGCCCATGGGCGCCGCGAAGCCGATGCGCACCCAGGGCGCCTGGGTCAGCGAGAGCGAGATCCACGCGGTCGTCCAGCACGTCAAGCAGCAGCTCAAGCCCGTGTACCGCGAGGACGTCGCCGCCGCGCCCGCCAAGAAGCAGGTGGACGAGGACATCGGCGACGACCTCGACCTGCTGCTGCAGGCCGCCGAGCTCGTCGTCACGACGCAGTTCGGCTCGACGTCGATGCTGCAGCGCAAGCTGCGGGTCGGGTTCGCGAAGGCCGGGCGGCTCATGGACCTGCTCGAGTCGCGCGAGATCGTCGGGCCGTCCGAGGGCTCCAAGGCCCGCGAGGTGCTGGTCACCCCGGACGACCTGCCCGGCACGCTGGCGATGCTGCGCGGCGAGCCCGGCGGCGGCGACGCGGGCGAGGACCGGTACGCCGCGCCCGAGGGCCGGATGCCCGGCGAGCCGCCCGAGGCGGTCGACTACTTCGACGACGCCGACGACCTGCGCTGA
- the pgsA gene encoding CDP-diacylglycerol--glycerol-3-phosphate 3-phosphatidyltransferase has protein sequence MSRPSPLNVANVLTVLRIVVVPFVAWALLVDGGQDPVWRLVAAGLFALAAATDRVDGYLARRLGLVTDLGKLLDPIADKALIGTALVALSWLGELPWWVTVAILVRELGITVMRFFLLKYLVLPASRGGKIKTVLQSVAVGLFLLPLDHLPGWVTVVAWVLMVAAVVVTLVTGADYVRTAVRVHREHAAGRGAEVTRHAADTGTTSPRSDGAGPAVASPR, from the coding sequence GTGAGCCGACCCTCGCCGCTGAACGTCGCCAACGTCCTGACGGTGCTGCGCATCGTCGTGGTGCCGTTCGTCGCGTGGGCCCTGCTCGTCGACGGCGGTCAGGACCCCGTGTGGCGGCTCGTGGCCGCGGGGCTGTTCGCGCTCGCCGCCGCCACCGACCGCGTCGACGGCTACCTCGCGCGCCGGCTGGGCCTGGTCACCGACCTGGGCAAGCTGCTCGACCCGATCGCCGACAAGGCGCTCATCGGCACCGCCCTGGTCGCGCTGTCGTGGCTCGGCGAGCTGCCCTGGTGGGTGACGGTCGCGATCCTCGTGCGCGAGCTCGGCATCACCGTGATGCGGTTCTTCCTGCTGAAGTACCTGGTGCTGCCCGCGTCCCGCGGCGGGAAGATCAAGACCGTCCTCCAGTCCGTGGCCGTCGGGCTGTTCCTGCTGCCGCTCGACCACCTGCCCGGCTGGGTCACGGTCGTCGCGTGGGTGCTCATGGTCGCCGCGGTGGTCGTCACGCTCGTCACCGGGGCCGACTACGTGCGCACGGCCGTCCGGGTGCACCGGGAGCACGCCGCCGGGCGCGGCGCCGAGGTCACCCGGCACGCCGCCGACACCGGCACGACGTCGCCCCGCTCCGACGGCGCGGGCCCCGCGGTGGCGTCCCCGCGATGA
- a CDS encoding CinA family protein, whose product MTAARDVAAGLLAALTERGWTVATAESLTGGQVAATLVDVPGASRSLRGGVVAYATDLKGSVLGVDADLLAAHGAVHPEVARQMAEGVRAVLGADVGLATTGVAGPDPQDGFSPGTVHVAVAGPAGTVVRSLELTGDRPAIRTATCAAVLREALHAVRSAHPGGGAGTPGPPDALELS is encoded by the coding sequence ATGACCGCGGCACGCGACGTCGCCGCGGGCCTGCTGGCCGCGCTGACCGAGCGCGGCTGGACCGTCGCGACCGCGGAGTCGCTGACCGGCGGGCAGGTCGCCGCCACCCTCGTGGACGTCCCCGGCGCCTCCCGGTCGCTGCGCGGCGGCGTGGTCGCCTACGCCACCGACCTCAAGGGGTCCGTGCTCGGCGTGGACGCGGACCTGCTGGCGGCGCACGGCGCGGTGCACCCCGAGGTCGCCCGGCAGATGGCCGAGGGCGTGCGCGCGGTGCTCGGGGCCGACGTCGGGCTCGCGACCACCGGCGTCGCCGGGCCCGACCCCCAGGACGGGTTTTCACCCGGGACGGTGCACGTCGCCGTCGCCGGGCCCGCGGGCACCGTCGTCCGGAGCCTGGAGCTGACCGGCGACCGGCCCGCGATCCGCACCGCCACCTGCGCCGCGGTGCTCCGTGAGGCCCTGCACGCCGTGCGGTCCGCCCACCCCGGCGGGGGCGCGGGAACACCCGGACCGCCGGACGCGTTGGAACTCTCGTGA
- a CDS encoding helix-turn-helix domain-containing protein, translated as MVVLRREIGDVLRDARQRQGRTLREVSSAARVSLGYLSEVERGQKEASSELLASICEALDVPMSLVLREVSDRIAVAEGLLIPDTVPVDLASALAGQDGGWARHRPELAPVG; from the coding sequence ATGGTCGTGTTGCGCCGAGAGATCGGTGACGTGCTGCGGGATGCCCGCCAGCGGCAGGGACGCACCCTGCGCGAGGTGTCCTCCGCCGCCCGGGTGTCGCTGGGCTACCTCAGCGAGGTCGAGCGGGGTCAGAAGGAGGCGTCGTCCGAGCTGCTCGCGAGCATCTGCGAGGCGCTCGACGTGCCGATGTCGCTCGTGCTGCGCGAGGTGAGCGACCGCATCGCCGTCGCCGAGGGTCTCCTGATCCCTGACACCGTCCCGGTCGACCTGGCGTCGGCGCTCGCCGGCCAGGACGGCGGCTGGGCCCGGCACCGCCCAGAGCTCGCACCGGTCGGCTGA
- a CDS encoding DNA-formamidopyrimidine glycosylase family protein: MPEGDILRRTARRLDEALAGRELVRADLRWPTAATVDLVGRTVLGTASYGKHLLTRFDDGRTLHTHLRMDGSWRVARTGTPGARAANPAVRAVLANATWTAVGELIGMLDVVPTRDEHTLIGHLGPDLLADDFEEAGLPEALRRWAARGSTPVCEVLLDQTVVAGIGTIYMADSLFLERIWPWTPADEVPDPGRLLRVARAIMQRSVGTATPSTTGETYRGRTTWVHGRLREPCRRCGAPVRRGLAGAPPRERPAYFCGVCQRPAS; the protein is encoded by the coding sequence GTGCCTGAGGGCGACATCCTCCGGCGGACCGCGCGCCGCCTGGACGAGGCCCTGGCCGGCCGGGAGCTCGTCCGGGCCGACCTGCGCTGGCCCACCGCGGCGACCGTGGACCTCGTGGGTCGCACCGTCCTGGGCACCGCCTCGTACGGCAAGCACCTGCTCACGCGGTTCGACGACGGCCGCACCCTGCACACCCACCTGCGGATGGACGGCTCCTGGCGGGTCGCCCGCACCGGCACCCCCGGCGCCCGGGCCGCGAACCCCGCGGTCCGGGCGGTGCTCGCGAACGCCACGTGGACCGCCGTCGGGGAGCTCATCGGGATGCTCGACGTCGTGCCCACCCGGGACGAGCACACCCTCATCGGGCACCTCGGCCCGGACCTGCTGGCGGACGACTTCGAGGAGGCCGGCCTGCCGGAGGCGCTGCGCCGCTGGGCCGCCCGCGGGTCGACGCCGGTCTGCGAGGTGCTCCTCGACCAGACCGTCGTCGCGGGCATCGGCACGATCTACATGGCCGACTCGCTGTTCCTGGAGAGGATCTGGCCCTGGACACCCGCGGACGAGGTCCCCGACCCGGGCCGCCTGCTCCGGGTGGCCCGCGCGATCATGCAGCGCTCGGTCGGCACGGCGACGCCGTCCACGACCGGCGAGACCTACCGTGGCCGCACGACCTGGGTGCACGGCCGCCTGCGCGAGCCCTGCCGGCGCTGCGGCGCCCCGGTGCGCCGCGGCCTCGCCGGCGCCCCGCCGCGCGAGCGCCCGGCGTACTTCTGCGGGGTCTGCCAGCGCCCCGCGTCGTGA